The following are encoded together in the Capsulimonas corticalis genome:
- a CDS encoding N-acyl amino acid synthase FeeM domain-containing protein, translated as MKRQSRTYAQTSVATLSAPQDVDEIVRLFERLAAEEGWEPGDNLRIDRHRSVYFAGRSDHELAGGLQMVLGDGSNALPSQRVWPEIDLSGRSDVAHVVILALRPEYRARHGLFWNICVEMWKYCVARGVSEIWIEATPKTLRLYRRIGWPLEIVGDLRMHWDEPCFLCRMGTDEVAAALTSKAERSAAYKAVVDQAGPILDEPLLTKAA; from the coding sequence ATGAAACGCCAATCACGCACATACGCACAGACGTCCGTCGCAACCCTTTCGGCTCCCCAGGATGTCGATGAGATCGTCAGGCTGTTCGAGCGCTTGGCGGCAGAAGAGGGCTGGGAGCCGGGCGACAACCTCCGCATCGACCGCCACCGCTCTGTCTACTTCGCCGGCCGGTCGGACCATGAGCTCGCCGGCGGCCTGCAGATGGTTTTAGGCGATGGGTCGAATGCGCTTCCCTCGCAGCGGGTCTGGCCGGAGATCGATCTCTCGGGGCGCTCGGACGTCGCCCACGTGGTCATCCTGGCGCTCCGGCCCGAATACCGGGCGCGCCACGGCCTGTTCTGGAATATTTGCGTAGAGATGTGGAAATATTGTGTCGCTCGTGGCGTCTCTGAAATCTGGATTGAGGCGACACCGAAGACACTGCGGCTGTACCGGAGAATCGGCTGGCCGCTTGAGATCGTTGGCGACCTGAGGATGCACTGGGACGAGCCGTGTTTTCTGTGCCGGATGGGTACCGACGAAGTCGCCGCAGCACTCACGTCGAAGGCTGAACGATCCGCAGCGTACAAGGCGGTGGTAGACCAGGCGGGACCTATCTTGGACGAACCGCTGTTGACGAAGGCGGCGTAG
- a CDS encoding adenylate/guanylate cyclase domain-containing protein, producing MAIKETDDPKRWTESIGIVPVLSSLPNNLKDAITPDFLCEYRDGEIIFHEGEEARFLYIILHGQVRITRDGSHMATRQAFEVVGEQAIIDDCPRSATGTAQGAVQLFQIPRALASTFLQDPSFLRGLLQEVSRKLAEATAERAYRYKKEDLLFAEFRSHVSQPVLNRLMATGLRYGEPRYIDAIVLFSDIRSFTDLSGELDPADVASQLSRYLDTMVGIIHDHEGMVDKFVGDAVMAIWGYAPADGEPASLALNCAKSMVAAAQALSFGGKPISIGVGLNAGRVFIGNVGGDGKRQFTVLGAPVNLASRFETQCKKLGATITVGEEFYGRLTGSEQSDLERHQSVEIAGAPQQTLYTWTAAKTN from the coding sequence ATGGCCATCAAAGAAACAGATGATCCGAAACGCTGGACCGAGTCTATCGGTATAGTGCCAGTGCTTTCCAGCCTGCCCAACAATCTCAAGGATGCGATTACGCCCGATTTCCTGTGCGAGTATCGAGACGGCGAAATCATATTCCATGAGGGAGAGGAAGCTCGTTTTCTCTATATAATTTTGCATGGCCAAGTCCGAATCACTCGGGACGGTTCTCACATGGCGACTCGACAAGCGTTCGAAGTGGTTGGGGAACAGGCGATAATCGATGACTGTCCGCGCTCCGCGACGGGCACGGCCCAAGGGGCCGTGCAGCTTTTCCAGATCCCGCGAGCGCTGGCAAGCACCTTCCTGCAGGATCCCTCGTTCCTGCGGGGCCTCTTGCAGGAGGTTTCAAGAAAGCTGGCGGAGGCGACGGCGGAACGTGCTTACCGCTACAAGAAGGAAGACCTGCTTTTCGCCGAGTTCCGCTCGCACGTTTCGCAGCCGGTCCTCAACAGGTTAATGGCGACCGGGCTGAGATATGGAGAGCCGCGATACATCGACGCGATAGTTCTCTTCTCTGACATACGGTCGTTCACCGATCTCTCCGGGGAATTGGATCCAGCGGATGTTGCTTCTCAGCTTAGCCGCTATCTCGATACGATGGTCGGGATAATCCACGACCACGAGGGAATGGTCGACAAGTTTGTCGGCGACGCCGTTATGGCGATTTGGGGCTATGCGCCCGCTGACGGGGAGCCCGCATCTCTTGCCTTGAACTGCGCTAAGTCTATGGTGGCTGCAGCCCAGGCGCTGAGTTTTGGCGGGAAGCCGATTTCGATCGGCGTCGGACTAAATGCGGGCCGCGTCTTTATCGGCAACGTCGGCGGAGATGGCAAGAGGCAGTTTACGGTCCTCGGAGCGCCAGTCAATCTAGCCTCCCGTTTTGAAACCCAGTGTAAGAAGCTTGGCGCTACGATCACCGTCGGCGAAGAGTTCTACGGGCGGCTGACCGGTAGCGAGCAATCAGATCTCGAGCGACACCAAAGTGTTGAAATCGCCGGGGCGCCGCAGCAGACTCTATACACCTGGACTGCGGCAAAGACCAACTGA
- a CDS encoding IS630 family transposase, which yields MGPEAAKTYPGKQLVRTPQVGDAAIRAKYEADYGRRGKGYFFGAFIPATGQAFTAPYERRTGENWVCFLEQVDQWEPCQGKRVLAITDNLGSHLGTDAQLFSAEHAHWEFVFTPKYAPYLNLIEPWWKILRSLALKGRRFETFEQICTAVEAATDYWNHHRHPFQWGHRRRHLHHRQPGIAQTPTAVAITR from the coding sequence ATGGGTCCCGAAGCCGCCAAAACTTATCCTGGCAAACAACTGGTTCGAACGCCACAGGTCGGCGACGCGGCCATTCGCGCCAAATACGAAGCTGATTATGGCCGTCGCGGGAAGGGCTACTTCTTTGGAGCCTTCATCCCTGCCACAGGCCAGGCGTTCACCGCACCCTACGAACGGCGTACAGGCGAGAACTGGGTCTGTTTTCTCGAACAGGTTGATCAATGGGAGCCTTGCCAGGGCAAGCGCGTCCTCGCCATTACGGACAATCTTGGTTCGCATTTGGGCACGGATGCCCAGCTCTTTTCTGCGGAACACGCGCACTGGGAATTTGTTTTCACGCCAAAATACGCGCCGTACCTGAACCTGATCGAGCCCTGGTGGAAAATCCTACGCTCGCTGGCGCTCAAAGGACGCCGCTTCGAAACCTTTGAGCAAATATGCACAGCGGTCGAAGCGGCGACCGATTACTGGAACCATCATCGACACCCATTTCAGTGGGGACATCGACGGCGGCATTTACATCACAGGCAGCCAGGCATAGCGCAAACACCGACTGCCGTAGCAATTACGAGATGA
- a CDS encoding TIR domain-containing protein: MADRFKGKDGERRLADSLAEQVLVGGDATLASELARCGELLQFQAGDQVIVQGGHDNDIYFIVLGAVDVFVHGRKVASRRAGSHVGEMALVQPAQLRSATVTASEQSVLLRVSEPDFVGLGDTFPVLWRRIAKELARRLEQRNSLVANTRDKIRIFIMSSVESLDIARAIQNGLEYDPYLVVVWTDGVFRASSYPIDALEGEVDQSDFAIAIAHADDVTHTRGKTWPTARDNVVFELGLFIGRLVVHLVTDGVGNL, from the coding sequence ATGGCGGATAGGTTTAAAGGCAAAGATGGAGAGCGCCGCTTAGCTGATTCCTTGGCTGAGCAGGTGCTTGTAGGTGGGGACGCAACATTGGCATCCGAATTGGCCAGGTGCGGCGAGCTTCTCCAATTTCAGGCCGGAGACCAAGTGATTGTGCAAGGCGGTCACGACAACGATATTTACTTTATCGTTCTAGGCGCTGTTGATGTTTTCGTCCATGGGAGAAAAGTGGCGAGCCGGCGGGCAGGTTCGCACGTGGGCGAGATGGCCTTGGTTCAGCCTGCGCAGTTGCGATCCGCTACTGTGACGGCCAGCGAACAAAGTGTCCTGCTTCGTGTCTCCGAACCCGACTTTGTCGGTCTGGGCGATACCTTTCCGGTCCTCTGGCGGAGAATCGCCAAAGAACTCGCTCGCCGCCTTGAGCAACGTAACTCGCTAGTGGCCAATACACGTGACAAGATCCGAATTTTTATCATGTCTTCTGTGGAATCGCTGGATATCGCCCGGGCGATCCAAAACGGTTTAGAGTACGACCCGTACCTGGTCGTAGTATGGACGGACGGGGTGTTCCGGGCATCATCCTATCCCATTGATGCGCTCGAAGGGGAAGTGGATCAATCTGACTTCGCGATCGCGATTGCCCATGCCGACGATGTAACGCACACCAGGGGAAAGACCTGGCCTACCGCTCGGGACAATGTCGTCTTTGAACTGGGACTTTTTATAGGTCGCTTAGTGGTTCATCTCGTAACTGATGGGGTAGGAAATCTCTAG
- a CDS encoding metallophosphoesterase family protein produces MKLLALADIHSDFERFSVNDLPAADVMLFAGDLTDNGIRDPVALSLATTWLDAAAARYGLVIAIPGNHDVGLSGSCLPAVNGVRWVQGITTSFSDCSASQIYKLHGVNLSPSYAMPELEARWDFMTSDELTETVAYGFEPVDIVLSHAPPYGVLDGYSPEDGGEVLHIGSRALLSYIHRCAPALVICGHVHGAHGIAEASANTLVYNVAETPTLIEIPS; encoded by the coding sequence ATGAAGCTTCTCGCGTTGGCTGACATTCATAGCGACTTCGAACGTTTTTCCGTCAATGACCTTCCAGCGGCGGATGTTATGCTGTTCGCGGGCGACCTAACAGACAATGGTATCCGCGACCCTGTTGCGCTATCGCTGGCAACTACGTGGTTGGATGCTGCCGCTGCGCGATACGGGCTCGTAATCGCTATACCTGGCAACCACGATGTAGGCCTTAGTGGAAGCTGTCTGCCGGCGGTGAATGGAGTGCGTTGGGTTCAAGGCATCACAACTTCGTTTAGCGATTGTTCCGCCTCGCAGATTTACAAGCTCCACGGAGTAAACCTTTCGCCTAGCTATGCGATGCCCGAGCTTGAGGCGCGATGGGATTTCATGACATCCGATGAATTGACGGAGACGGTTGCATATGGTTTTGAGCCAGTCGACATTGTCCTATCGCATGCTCCGCCATATGGCGTCCTTGATGGATATTCTCCTGAGGACGGTGGCGAAGTCCTGCATATTGGCAGCCGCGCTCTGCTATCGTATATACATCGATGCGCTCCCGCACTGGTGATCTGCGGACATGTCCACGGCGCCCATGGTATCGCCGAGGCGAGCGCCAACACTCTCGTATACAACGTGGCTGAAACGCCCACATTGATCGAAATTCCAAGTTGA
- a CDS encoding ATP-binding protein — protein sequence MDRVFASVPGNLLGPGASMPSALTIDLRNVQFVDPGGMTCLWAAVHALRARRQDVTLLMPRSADVLSYMDRMGFFRRMVEEGVACSSRSFTEWSHSRNSPALLELTRIQADDEISVIISTILDRMQQILESQLGYSTRVISDLATALTEACRNVVDHSSGTGVAAVQTYVRSGTREVRISVSDCGDGIRSTLVEQYPELARAGDAEAIVMALRKRRSRFRDHDRGLGLYRIKQIVREHSGVLHIRSGEASIAVSASPAARSVSYFPGTHLHIILPAGDG from the coding sequence ATGGACCGCGTCTTTGCATCGGTCCCCGGTAATCTTTTAGGGCCAGGGGCGAGCATGCCATCGGCTCTGACCATTGATCTGCGCAATGTTCAGTTCGTAGATCCGGGCGGAATGACGTGCTTGTGGGCTGCGGTACACGCATTGCGAGCCCGGCGGCAAGACGTCACGCTCTTGATGCCCCGTAGCGCCGACGTCCTGTCCTACATGGATAGAATGGGATTTTTCAGGAGGATGGTCGAAGAAGGGGTCGCCTGCTCGTCCCGCTCATTCACGGAGTGGTCTCACAGCCGCAATTCCCCCGCCCTCCTAGAACTGACTCGCATCCAAGCGGACGACGAGATTTCGGTAATCATATCAACAATCCTAGACAGGATGCAGCAAATCCTGGAATCGCAACTCGGCTACTCAACGCGTGTTATATCGGATCTGGCTACGGCACTCACCGAGGCCTGCCGGAACGTCGTCGATCACAGCTCAGGGACCGGGGTGGCGGCAGTCCAAACCTACGTGAGATCCGGGACACGTGAGGTGCGAATTTCCGTATCGGATTGCGGAGACGGAATACGCTCAACGCTCGTAGAGCAATACCCGGAACTTGCCCGGGCGGGCGACGCGGAAGCGATAGTCATGGCCCTACGCAAGAGGCGGTCTCGATTTCGGGATCATGACCGGGGGCTCGGCCTGTATCGTATCAAGCAGATCGTGCGGGAGCATTCGGGCGTGCTGCACATCCGCTCCGGCGAGGCAAGCATCGCTGTCAGCGCATCGCCAGCAGCACGATCCGTGTCATATTTCCCGGGAACACACCTCCATATCATACTGCCGGCCGGGGACGGTTAA
- a CDS encoding helix-turn-helix domain-containing protein, with translation MYLKLRDLTAEERTTLDRIARSRTEAVRLVERAKMILAINEGQSGPEIARQFGCDADKVYRWVHRFYDQGLDGLQDKRRSGRPRIYTPDQYAEVIGTALTSPQELHLPFASWTLDRLAAYLKEQKNIAMGRNRIDQILIAEGLLLIAEGLRWQTQESWFSVKTDPDFKAKRGRSKHSTSKSLKMPLSSV, from the coding sequence ATGTACCTAAAACTGCGTGACCTTACCGCCGAAGAACGAACGACACTGGATCGGATCGCTCGCTCGCGCACCGAAGCCGTTCGCTTAGTGGAACGCGCCAAAATGATCTTGGCGATAAATGAGGGTCAGAGTGGTCCCGAAATCGCACGGCAATTCGGCTGTGACGCCGATAAAGTCTATCGCTGGGTCCATCGGTTTTACGATCAAGGACTGGATGGGCTGCAGGACAAGCGGCGCAGTGGGCGGCCACGCATTTACACGCCTGATCAGTATGCCGAAGTCATTGGAACTGCTCTGACCAGTCCACAAGAGTTACATCTGCCCTTTGCCAGTTGGACGTTAGACCGCTTGGCGGCCTATCTCAAAGAGCAAAAGAACATTGCGATGGGGCGTAACCGTATCGATCAGATTTTGATTGCCGAAGGACTGCTTTTGATTGCCGAAGGACTGCGCTGGCAAACTCAGGAAAGCTGGTTTAGTGTCAAGACCGATCCCGATTTTAAGGCAAAAAGGGGGCGCTCGAAGCACTCTACCAGCAAGTCCCTGAAGATGCCGTTGTCGTCTGTTTAG
- a CDS encoding ThiF family adenylyltransferase, which translates to MMDAQPNTMLEREYRVACKRAQERLESSYVLTACDPSAADFPQHAERWRAVWYVQTASDGLPEMLLALSVTFPDELPSVYLTIACAKRHEGMLHLDNSRLLCTFDSTAATPNAEVPGDVVLAVVERARAILADASIGEPAVDDFADEFKAYWGIEAPQEALALVRPGDRVKRVAVFEFFPAWNQTAILFADKAIAAELWIKAVQCRSKLRRSSGLYVPIGNLGRAPYPSTNREMFERLKALDPDALRHITHYLVNNEPPTWILFSIPSLTGRALGAWAHPQPKYLSGCGSDIRPTDGISGFRMGKCPPHLELNTLNGHARLVRATVTEVTSPRLIARTQGQERERAAGFVNVVGCGSVGSFVAESLVRSGLASKLRLIDPQVLRPENVQRHYCGMSDINQAKAVAIRRQLLKHFPQLECVAINENVLNVLRRSPKLLGDASLSVFALGELAVERRLNHLYQTGSLGEGAVCFVWVEPHLVGAHAVYLGHPTEGCLECLLGSDLEYVPRIIENPSQFSLREAGCQSTYMPYGGTDVQDFVSTLTRFLRGMVGSRKNVRFTWFGDLDAARNQGVAISRLYDDQVSFTSQIYPIFARQDCGVCL; encoded by the coding sequence ATGATGGACGCTCAGCCTAACACCATGCTGGAACGGGAATACCGTGTGGCCTGCAAACGGGCGCAGGAGCGCCTCGAGTCCTCATACGTCTTAACGGCGTGCGATCCGAGCGCGGCGGACTTCCCGCAACATGCGGAACGCTGGAGAGCGGTCTGGTATGTCCAGACCGCCTCCGACGGACTGCCAGAGATGCTCCTGGCGCTGTCGGTAACGTTTCCTGACGAGCTGCCGTCGGTGTATCTAACCATCGCGTGCGCGAAGCGCCACGAGGGTATGTTGCACCTTGACAACAGCAGATTGCTCTGTACTTTTGACAGCACTGCTGCGACACCTAACGCCGAAGTCCCGGGCGACGTGGTCCTTGCGGTAGTCGAGCGCGCAAGAGCGATCTTGGCGGACGCAAGCATCGGCGAGCCGGCAGTCGACGACTTCGCGGACGAGTTTAAGGCTTACTGGGGGATCGAGGCTCCCCAGGAAGCCTTAGCTCTCGTACGGCCCGGTGATCGCGTGAAACGCGTCGCCGTGTTTGAGTTCTTTCCAGCATGGAACCAGACAGCCATTCTGTTCGCAGACAAAGCTATCGCTGCCGAGCTATGGATCAAGGCAGTGCAATGCCGGTCAAAATTGCGACGCTCGAGCGGCCTATACGTACCGATTGGCAATCTTGGGAGAGCACCCTACCCCTCAACCAACAGGGAGATGTTCGAGCGTCTGAAAGCGCTCGACCCCGACGCGCTACGTCACATTACTCACTACCTTGTGAACAACGAGCCGCCGACGTGGATACTGTTCTCCATTCCATCACTGACCGGCAGAGCGCTTGGCGCGTGGGCACATCCGCAGCCAAAATACCTCTCGGGTTGCGGCAGTGACATCAGGCCAACGGACGGGATCAGCGGATTCCGCATGGGAAAGTGCCCTCCCCATCTTGAGCTCAACACCCTGAACGGGCATGCGCGACTGGTCCGCGCAACAGTAACCGAGGTTACGAGCCCACGCCTGATCGCCCGAACGCAAGGTCAGGAGAGAGAACGGGCGGCCGGGTTCGTCAACGTCGTCGGCTGTGGCTCAGTCGGAAGCTTTGTGGCTGAGAGCCTCGTCCGATCTGGACTCGCGAGCAAGCTACGGCTTATCGATCCCCAAGTGCTCCGCCCTGAAAACGTCCAACGACATTATTGCGGCATGTCCGACATAAATCAGGCCAAGGCTGTAGCCATACGGCGACAACTGCTCAAGCACTTCCCTCAGCTCGAATGCGTCGCCATCAACGAAAACGTCTTGAACGTGCTTCGTCGATCGCCAAAGTTACTAGGTGACGCATCACTCTCTGTATTCGCTCTAGGAGAACTTGCCGTAGAGCGGAGGCTCAACCACCTTTACCAAACAGGCAGCCTGGGCGAAGGCGCAGTGTGCTTCGTATGGGTCGAACCGCACCTCGTTGGCGCCCACGCAGTCTACCTCGGGCATCCGACGGAAGGGTGCCTAGAGTGTCTGTTGGGGTCAGACCTAGAATATGTGCCCCGCATTATTGAGAATCCGTCACAGTTTTCACTTCGGGAGGCTGGTTGCCAGTCGACATATATGCCCTACGGCGGAACCGATGTCCAGGACTTCGTATCCACGCTGACAAGGTTCCTACGGGGGATGGTGGGGTCTAGGAAGAACGTACGTTTTACCTGGTTCGGCGACCTGGACGCAGCCAGGAATCAGGGCGTAGCTATCTCCCGGCTGTATGACGATCAGGTATCGTTCACTTCCCAGATATATCCGATATTCGCCAGGCAAGACTGCGGGGTCTGCCTGTGA
- a CDS encoding histidine kinase N-terminal 7TM domain-containing protein, protein MAPLTAALYILCILSLAGLGAFVFFKGPHERLNRYFFLVAVSLLGWVATLFAFRLVLSPGPLLWVGRANFAAVALVAPAAYLFVRELAGHSRNWTSWIWTETLLLCLATLLLPAIDRAEAVSSGQHVTTYGPLFPFYLLHVLAFLAAAVSTAYRPPRRTSGQTLGQLRVVGLGILATAAIAVVTNAVLPFWFDDFSFIHVGPISTILFLMAVGSAVFAHHLFDVHVVIRTTFVYAGIITLALEVYRVALDFLARLLPLGDAAERGMAATAIALVINAFSQEIVRKTLEHIVDRVTKHAQQHPKAGPGMSR, encoded by the coding sequence ATGGCTCCGCTCACCGCCGCGCTTTATATACTCTGCATATTGTCACTCGCGGGCCTTGGCGCGTTCGTCTTCTTCAAAGGGCCGCATGAGCGTCTTAACCGTTATTTCTTCCTGGTCGCCGTCTCGCTCCTCGGCTGGGTCGCGACGCTCTTTGCGTTCCGGCTCGTGCTCAGCCCCGGCCCGCTGCTGTGGGTCGGACGCGCGAATTTCGCGGCGGTAGCGCTTGTCGCGCCCGCCGCCTATCTTTTCGTCCGGGAGCTCGCAGGCCACTCCAGAAACTGGACGTCCTGGATATGGACAGAGACGTTGCTGCTCTGCCTGGCGACGCTGCTCCTCCCGGCGATTGACCGTGCCGAGGCCGTAAGCTCCGGTCAGCATGTAACTACCTATGGACCTCTCTTCCCGTTCTATCTTCTCCATGTCCTAGCATTTCTGGCAGCGGCAGTGTCAACAGCGTACCGCCCGCCAAGGAGAACGTCCGGGCAGACGCTGGGGCAGCTGCGGGTGGTCGGGCTCGGCATCCTCGCGACCGCCGCGATAGCGGTCGTTACGAACGCCGTCCTGCCCTTCTGGTTCGACGACTTCAGCTTCATCCATGTCGGCCCGATATCCACGATCTTGTTCCTGATGGCAGTGGGCTCCGCTGTATTCGCTCACCACCTGTTCGACGTGCATGTGGTCATCAGGACCACATTCGTGTACGCAGGGATTATCACGCTCGCACTGGAGGTCTACCGCGTGGCCCTGGACTTCCTCGCCCGACTTCTTCCGCTGGGCGACGCGGCAGAACGCGGAATGGCCGCCACTGCGATCGCACTCGTGATCAATGCCTTCAGCCAGGAGATAGTTCGCAAGACTCTGGAGCATATTGTGGACCGAGTCACCAAACATGCGCAACAGCACCCAAAGGCAGGGCCCGGAATGAGCCGGTAG
- a CDS encoding Mov34/MPN/PAD-1 family protein codes for MYKLRRGRRLILTPSVLEVFSAHIQAKGANEAGGILLGRRLEDGTVLVERATTPSPLDDAGPSFFVRSRIAAQAIIDDAWRESDGYVVYLGEWHTHAVAQPHPSAQDRKMIASMLNDSKTDTDFVLLVIVGWNELWVGCRAKNWLRRTAPITCGG; via the coding sequence ATGTACAAGCTTCGGCGCGGGCGACGCCTGATACTGACCCCGTCAGTCCTAGAAGTATTTTCCGCACACATTCAAGCGAAGGGAGCCAATGAGGCGGGTGGCATCCTTCTTGGACGCCGGCTCGAGGACGGAACAGTGCTGGTAGAACGAGCGACCACTCCGTCCCCACTCGATGACGCTGGCCCATCGTTCTTTGTTCGGTCACGTATAGCCGCTCAAGCAATCATTGACGATGCCTGGCGAGAGAGCGACGGATACGTCGTCTATCTTGGCGAATGGCATACGCACGCAGTCGCTCAGCCGCACCCATCGGCGCAAGACCGCAAAATGATAGCCAGTATGTTGAACGATTCGAAGACGGATACCGACTTTGTCCTGCTCGTTATCGTCGGTTGGAACGAGCTTTGGGTAGGTTGCCGGGCTAAGAACTGGCTGCGCCGCACCGCGCCAATCACCTGTGGTGGGTAG
- a CDS encoding adenylate/guanylate cyclase domain-containing protein produces MGLLWDKLSDDVAGIFAATWTTTDGQVVPDPKDIRLGSNDAIRLDATILYADLAESTNLVDNYQPTFAAEIYKAYLHCAANSIRQMGGEIVSYDGDRIMAVYIGDSKNSNAAKSALRINGVVSALINPALIKQYGEGSYQLRQAVGIDTSPVLVARTGVRGDNDLVWVGRAANYAAKLCSYRSSGNASIITSDVYSRLNDEAKLDEKTGRSMWTLLSSSYNGITLYGSSWYTHNF; encoded by the coding sequence ATGGGACTGCTCTGGGACAAACTTTCCGACGATGTAGCCGGGATCTTTGCAGCTACATGGACAACTACAGATGGACAAGTAGTTCCCGACCCGAAAGACATTAGGCTTGGGTCCAATGACGCCATTAGGCTGGACGCCACGATACTTTACGCCGACCTTGCCGAATCGACGAACCTCGTGGATAACTACCAGCCTACGTTCGCGGCGGAAATCTATAAGGCATATCTGCACTGTGCCGCCAACAGTATCCGCCAAATGGGCGGAGAGATCGTCTCATATGACGGCGACCGGATCATGGCCGTGTACATAGGGGACTCAAAGAACTCCAATGCAGCAAAAAGCGCGTTAAGGATCAACGGGGTTGTCTCCGCATTGATAAACCCAGCCCTGATCAAGCAATACGGGGAGGGATCTTACCAATTGAGGCAAGCCGTTGGGATCGACACCAGTCCAGTACTTGTCGCACGAACGGGGGTGCGTGGCGATAATGATCTTGTATGGGTTGGTAGGGCGGCTAATTATGCCGCAAAGCTGTGCTCCTACAGATCTAGCGGCAATGCAAGTATCATAACCTCAGACGTTTATTCTCGCCTGAACGATGAGGCTAAGCTGGATGAAAAGACAGGCCGGTCAATGTGGACATTGTTATCGTCCAGCTACAATGGCATCACTCTGTACGGCTCGTCATGGTATACACACAACTTCTAG
- a CDS encoding adenylate/guanylate cyclase domain-containing protein, with amino-acid sequence MAWDYETSKKRIQQHLDSMGDIEVKKLVREAKLDDLLTETCCREIYGSHVYLHVSNFAKLASEEIDDSDRYKGFIRAVHIYQREVGRIIQDEAIFNAVRVHFQGPKAHALIYRPIDNAEKISAHAILLELVVKDFVSSVFNPAFPDYDNFRIAGGADIGNAIGTRNGEAKDRELLFLGAPANHAAKIINSHGQLRLTKRVYDELPDDIQGICDEVTDKDDIYQVQHISQAKLDALTKSHGIGWDREASKKRVEADKESFPLTVVEYSSANQLIDVDDLSIRKNKRVMAASVYGDVTGFTAYIDAATTDEAKKERLREFHVIRKEMAAVVRRDFNGIRIQFQGDRVQGIIHLPKDDETGVATEATDTAAGLQASMERSLKDCLPNVKKKLNLAAGVDQGTTLITKLGTRGHRDRICLGEPVDSAASMEEKCEGKETGVSKRVYDALPDRLKKQFSYDSDRRYYVAADLTSEDPDGETTKQAAAVQSPAPYILRHDGRSA; translated from the coding sequence ATGGCCTGGGACTACGAAACTAGCAAGAAGCGCATCCAACAACACCTCGACTCCATGGGGGACATCGAGGTCAAGAAACTCGTCCGCGAGGCAAAGCTGGACGATCTCCTTACCGAGACCTGCTGCCGTGAGATCTACGGGTCGCACGTATACCTCCACGTTTCCAACTTCGCCAAGCTGGCTTCGGAAGAGATCGACGATAGCGACCGGTACAAGGGCTTTATCCGAGCGGTGCACATCTACCAGCGGGAAGTCGGCCGCATCATCCAGGACGAGGCAATATTCAATGCGGTACGGGTGCATTTTCAGGGCCCGAAGGCGCACGCGCTCATATACCGTCCCATCGACAACGCCGAGAAGATCTCCGCGCACGCCATTCTTCTGGAGCTTGTTGTGAAGGACTTCGTCTCGTCGGTCTTCAACCCGGCGTTCCCTGACTATGACAACTTCCGCATCGCCGGCGGTGCGGACATCGGTAATGCGATCGGGACCCGTAACGGAGAAGCGAAGGACCGGGAGCTGCTGTTTCTCGGCGCGCCGGCCAATCACGCGGCGAAGATCATCAATTCACACGGTCAGCTCCGGCTAACGAAGCGAGTATACGACGAATTGCCGGATGATATCCAGGGGATCTGCGATGAGGTCACAGACAAGGATGACATTTATCAGGTGCAGCACATCTCACAGGCGAAGCTCGACGCGCTGACAAAGTCGCACGGGATCGGCTGGGACCGGGAAGCAAGCAAGAAGCGAGTCGAGGCCGACAAGGAAAGCTTCCCCCTTACCGTAGTGGAGTATAGTTCCGCAAACCAGTTGATCGACGTGGACGACTTGAGCATACGCAAGAACAAACGCGTCATGGCGGCTTCGGTCTACGGCGACGTCACCGGATTCACGGCGTACATCGACGCGGCGACCACCGACGAAGCCAAAAAGGAACGTCTACGCGAGTTCCACGTCATACGCAAGGAAATGGCGGCAGTCGTCCGGAGAGACTTCAACGGGATCCGAATCCAGTTCCAAGGGGACCGCGTGCAGGGCATCATTCACTTGCCCAAGGATGACGAAACCGGGGTCGCAACCGAGGCGACGGACACGGCTGCAGGGCTACAGGCATCCATGGAGCGATCTCTCAAGGACTGCTTGCCAAACGTTAAGAAGAAACTGAACCTGGCTGCTGGCGTCGACCAGGGGACGACACTGATCACAAAGCTCGGCACCCGCGGCCACCGCGACCGGATTTGTCTCGGGGAGCCCGTCGACTCCGCAGCTTCCATGGAGGAGAAGTGCGAGGGGAAGGAAACCGGAGTCTCGAAACGGGTATACGACGCCCTGCCGGACCGGCTCAAGAAGCAGTTCTCCTACGACTCGGACCGGCGATACTACGTAGCGGCTGACCTCACCTCAGAGGATCCAGACGGTGAAACGACCAAGCAGGCTGCCGCCGTCCAGTCGCCTGCCCCGTACATATTGAGGCATGATGGACGCTCAGCCTAA